A single genomic interval of Lentimicrobium sp. L6 harbors:
- a CDS encoding type IX secretion system membrane protein PorP/SprF codes for MKKILILGVLLLLLVDVKAQQEAMYTHYSFNTLSINPAYAGTRDALTMTGLHRSMWVGFPGAPKTQTFTAHSPVFHENIGLGLTVVNDQIGPTQQTSFSIDYAFRIKVGENAKLSFGLKSGLSFLSNDLSRIHTTEENDPVFQSDYTSDLLPIFGFGLYYYTPKFYAGLSVPRLIKNDFFTNTTYGGVKGNERHYFFIAGAIFSLTSDGRIKLKPTTYIKVSEGAPIEMDLTALFYINDVIWVGPMFRTGDAVGGLAGINITKQLSVGYSFDWSYANTTSKYNDGSHEIMLRYDFIFKDKGKISSPRYF; via the coding sequence ATGAAAAAAATATTAATATTAGGAGTTTTACTCTTGTTACTCGTAGATGTGAAGGCACAGCAAGAAGCTATGTATACACATTACTCTTTCAATACTTTATCCATTAATCCTGCTTATGCAGGAACTCGTGATGCTTTGACCATGACTGGTTTGCATCGTTCCATGTGGGTGGGTTTTCCTGGTGCTCCAAAGACACAAACCTTTACAGCACATTCTCCTGTTTTCCATGAGAATATTGGATTGGGATTAACTGTAGTTAATGATCAGATTGGGCCTACTCAACAAACTTCATTTAGTATTGATTATGCTTTTAGAATTAAAGTAGGAGAAAATGCTAAACTATCATTTGGATTAAAAAGTGGATTGAGCTTTCTATCAAATGATTTAAGTAGGATACATACCACAGAAGAGAACGACCCCGTATTTCAATCGGATTATACCAGTGACTTGTTACCTATTTTTGGATTTGGATTATACTATTATACTCCGAAGTTTTATGCAGGCTTATCTGTTCCTAGGTTAATAAAGAATGACTTTTTTACCAATACTACCTATGGAGGAGTCAAAGGAAATGAACGACATTATTTCTTTATTGCTGGGGCTATATTCTCATTAACAAGCGATGGTAGAATTAAACTAAAACCAACCACCTACATAAAAGTATCGGAAGGTGCTCCAATTGAAATGGATTTAACAGCGCTGTTTTATATCAATGATGTTATTTGGGTGGGTCCCATGTTTAGAACTGGAGATGCTGTTGGTGGACTTGCAGGAATTAACATTACAAAGCAGCTTTCTGTGGGATATTCATTCGATTGGTCTTATGCCAATACCACATCAAAATATAATGATGGTTCACATGAAATCATGTTGCGATATGATTTTATATTCAAGGATAAAGGTAAAATCAGTTCACCACGTTATTTCTAA